The Limanda limanda chromosome 13, fLimLim1.1, whole genome shotgun sequence genome has a window encoding:
- the LOC133017492 gene encoding espin-like protein gives MENSKQPVKEVQPLPRHPASPLAPSSKNPTTGSMQHVQLASSVVTSFHLKPPERDLTLMSHMKSIKSLKHAGFTAVFTGQTRLDSEEVLEAVPIVDVILADIDSLVPTYDEAGLPIAEWKRQVMVRQLQVRLQDDEEQRREDTTNGYTTEDGWKYSEAHNAVLGPFGELLTEDDLVYLQQQIETVSLQKHCRAYELELTRLTEELRAILPDPIVNISLDPEVLQQVDAESKMHLTLPVWCSRVSEIVKSMSLLVANLSQTTEYTHVETSGGCRIPHIGMASAFSHRLEANSYSRARRERVEMEIQQSGVSVRNLRSNFEGQIGGIYPFAGVVSGSHVMKNQEAVGATGGNDTDGRTGLSGDLSYRDDPKKVLPVRETSSLRKERIVVLFLSHWKKSAYAISVRAARRRHEQEAESGRVTSAPPQKKITSMFQFCQQRGAVDKILKTWRSNFELKEGPRSCSSSSRMTYSPEQFLPDVDGIAVSHDSLTLDLFMLGYFHILEQELFPEERKMRHLLCFEVFDHVGAFPWEMVRDFHKAVLQEIQAGRRQWRDGFEDIKVRFFGESRTCYRASSPPSSSSLLPDSRLVPKVIVHTASPDECSGDTPASRFNNEDICKYIDRSFAFWKEKEAELFDFEHRS, from the exons ATGGAGAACAGCAAG cAGCCAGTGAAAGAGGTGCAGCCCCTCCCTCGTCACCCTGCCTCCCCCCTTGCTCCCTCTTCTAAAAACCCCACCACCGGCTCCATGCAGCATGTGCAGCTGGCCTCCTCAG TTGTGACGTCGTTCCACCTTAAGCCTCCAGAGAGGGATCTGACCCTCATGTCTCATATGAAGTCTATAAAGTCTCTGAAGCACGCTGGCTTCACGGCTGTCTTCACTGGACAAACG AGGCTGGACAGTGAGGAGGTTTTAGAGGCGGTGCCAATCGTTGATGTGATCCTGGCCGACATCGACTCTCTGGTGCCCACGTACGATGAAGCCGGCCTCCCGATAGCAGAGTGGAAACGACAGGTGATGGTGCGGCAGCTGCAGGTCCGGCTGCAGGACGATGAGGAACAAAGGAGAGAG GACACGACTAATGGCTACACAACAGAGGACGGCTGGAAGTATTCAGAGGCGCACAACGCAGTCCTGGGGCCTTTCGGGGAGCTGCTGACTGAGGACGACCTGGtgtacctgcagcagcagatcgaGACCGTGTCCCTGCAGAAACACTGCCGGGCCTACGAGCTGGAGCTGACCCGGCTGACCGAGGAGCTGAGGGCCATTTTACCCGACCCCATTGTCAACATCTCCCTTGACCCTGAGGTCCTACAGCAGGTGGACGCAGAGAGCAAAATGCACCTGACTTTGCCTGTGTGGTGCAGTCGTGTCTCAGAGATTGTTAAGAGCATGTCTCTGCTGGTGGCCAACCTGAGCCAAACCACAGAATATA CACACGTGGAGACCTCTGGTGGATGCAGGATTCCTCATATCGGCATGGCGTCTGCTTTTAGCCATCGTTTAGAGGCCAACAGCTACAGCAGAGCGCGGAGAGAGCGGGTGGAGATGGAGATCCAACAGTCTGGGGTGTCGGTGAGAAACCTCAGATCCAACTTCGAAGGTCAGATCGGTGGCATTTATCCCTTCGCTGGCGTTGTGAGTGGAAGCCACGTCATGAAGAACCAGGAAGCGGTTGGGGCCACAGGAGGAAACGACACCGACGGCAGAACGGGACTCAGCGGTGACTTGAGCTATCGCGACGATCCTAAAAAAGTCCTACCTGTGAGGGAGACTAGCAGCTTGAGGAAAGAACGCATTGTGGTGCTGTTCCTGAGCCACTGGAAAAAATCAGCATACGCTATTTCAGTGAGGGCGGCGAGGCGGAGACACGAGCAGGAGGCGGAATCGGGTCGAGTGACATCAGCGCCGCCCCAAAAGAAAATCACCTCCATGTTTCAGTTCTGCCAGCAACGAGGGGCCGTGGACAAGATTCTGAAAACCTGGAGGAGTAATTTCGAACTCAAAGAGGGGCCGAGGTcctgctcgtcctcctctcgAATGACCTACTCCCCGGAACAATTCCTGCCCGATGTGGACGGCATTGCGGTGAGCCACGACAgcttgacccttgacctcttCATGCTGGGATACTTCCACATCTTAGAGCAGGAACTGTTCCccgaggagaggaagatgaggcaTCTCCTCTGCTTCGAGGTCTTCGACCACGTGGGCGCTTTTCCCTGGGAGATGGTGCGGGACTTCCACAAGGCAGTGTTACAGGAAATCCAGGCCGGGAGGCGACAGTGGAGAGACGGCTTCGAGGACATCAAAGTTCGCTTCTTTGGGGAATCGAGGACATGTTACCGTGCATCATCACCACCGTCGTCATCATCATTGTTGCCAGATTCCAGACTAGTACCCAAAGTAATAGTTCATACTGCTTCTCCTGACGAGTGTAGCGGCGACACACCCGCTTCTCGTTTCAACAATGAAGACATTTGTAAATACATCGACCGCAGCTTTGCCTtctggaaagagaaggaggccGAGCTGTTTGATTTTGAACATCGGTCTTGA